A stretch of Geotrypetes seraphini chromosome 2, aGeoSer1.1, whole genome shotgun sequence DNA encodes these proteins:
- the LOC117354715 gene encoding zinc finger protein 850-like isoform X2, giving the protein MTQQKQVTFEDITVSFSQEEWEYLDEGQKELHREVMKENYELLSYLGKDEPKNNLWNLSEKSEGVKMLSEGEKENWGEKEKNQNKKYSPGESAPLKITQTEEDQTDQIRDQRCSCDVCEIFLSDRSILKPHQRSDTEERSSTCTDCGKTSSQKGEQKTCLKETHFTCSDCGKSFNSKKEQMQHRKNNKGTRMCTSIEYGENRINTRSITKYQKNNTDKRTSSYPGCNKNINQDKNFTRKNKFHPGERSVLNTECDKSFSHGEPFTDHTKAETGEESATSTKSEEIFWRVENITEYQEIEKNGRLYTCAVSSKSTSWKRNHKIPGGTKPFTCTECGKNFPYKSALTIHQRIHTGVKPFSCSECGKSFRTKSQLQIHLIIRTGVKPFTCTECGKSFLYKSELTIHHRIHTGVKPFTCTECGKSFHDKKTLRRHKRIHTAVKRFTCSECGKSFTVKAKLIIHQRIHTGVKTFTCTECGKSFTDKAKLTTHHRIHTGVKQFTCTECGKSFPYKSALTIHQKIHTEVKPFSCSECGKSFRTKSQLQIHLTIHTGVKPFKCTECSKSFLYKSELTIHQRIHTGVKPFSCSECGKKFRCKSALTIHQRIHTGVKPFSCSECGKTFRYKSALTVHQRIHTGVKQFTCTECGKSFHNNATLRRHKRIHTGVKPFICTECGKSFHDKKTLRRHKRIHSGVKPFTCTECGKSFPYKSALTIHQKIHTEVKPFSCSECGKSFRTKSQLQIHLTIHTGVKPFKCTECSKSFLYKSELTIHHRIHTGVKPFTCTECGKSFHDKKTLRRHKRIHSGVKPFTCTECGKSFCDKRTLIAHQRIHTGEKPFICTECGKSFRNQTTLAAHQRIHTGEKPFTCTECGQCFRDQTTLAAHQRIHTGEKPFTCTDCGKCFRDQTTLAAHQSIHTGVKPFTCTECGKCFRDQTTLAAHQNIHTGLKPCTDCDKTFCDQTTLAAHQIIHTGEKLVKCTECDQCFRDQTKLTAHQRIHTGEKPVTCTECGKCFRDQTTLATHQRIHTGVNSFICTECGKSFRDQTTFAAHQSIHTEVKRCTCTDCGNSFRDQTTLATHQRIHTGVNSFICTDCGKCFRDQTTLAAHQSIHTGVKLCTCTDCGKSFCDQTTLAAHQIIHTGEKLVKCTECDQCFRDQTKLTAHQRIHTGEKPVTCTECGKCFRDQTTLATHQRIHTGVNSFICTECGKSFRDQTTFAAHQSIHTEVKRCTCTDCGNSFRDQTTLATHQRIHTGVNSFICTECGKSFRDQTTLATHQRIHTGVNSFICTECGKSFRDQTTFAAHQSIQTEVKRCTCTDCGNSFRDQTTLATHQRIHTGVNSFICTECGKSFRDQTTLATHQRIHTGVNLFICTECGKSFRDQTTFAAHQSIHTGEKPVTYTECGQCFRDQTTLAAHQSIHTEVKRCTCTDCGNSFRDQTTLAAHQRIHTGVKSFTCTECGKCFRDQTTLAAHQRIHTGEKPFTCTQCGKCFCDQTTLAAHQRIHTGVKSFTCTQCGKCFCDQTTLAAHQRIHTGEKPVTCTECGKCFRDQTTLAAHQRIHTGEKQFTCMDCGKCFRDQTTLAAHQRIHTGVKSFTCTECGKCFRDQTTLAAHQRIHTGVKSFTCTECGNCFRDQTTLAAHQRIHTGVNSFTCMECGKCFRDQTTLAAHQRIHTGVKSFTCTECGKCFRDQTTLAAHQRIHTGVNSFTCMECGKCFRDQTTLAAHQRIHTGVKSFTCTECGKCFRDQTTLAAHQRIHTGVNSFTCMECGKCFRDQTTLTAHQRIHTGVKSFTCTECGKCFRDQTTLAAHQRIHTGVNSFTCMECGKCFRDQTTLAAHQRIHTGVKSFTCTECGKCFRDQTTLAAHQRIHTGEKPFTCMECGKSFTQMSNFKTHQKIHTEVKPFFIFLV; this is encoded by the exons GAAAAGATGAACCTAAAAATAATCTCTGGAACCTCAGTGAGAAGTCTGAAGGAGTAAAGATGTTatcagaaggagagaaagagaactggggagagaaggaaaaaaatcaaaataaaaaatattcacCAGGAGAGTCAGCTCCGCTCAAGATCACACAGACAGAGGAAGACCAGACGGACCAGATCAGAGATCAAAGATGTTCCTGTGATGTATGTGAGATATTCCTCAGTGATCGTTCAATTCTGAAACCACATCAAAGATCTGATACTGAAGAGAGATCATCTACATGTACGGACTGTGGGAAAACCTCCAGtcaaaagggagaacagaaaacCTGCTTAAAAGAGACACATTTTACATGTTCTGACTGTGGGAAAAG tttCAACAGCAAGAAAGAGCAAATGCAACACAGGAAAAATAATAAAGGAACTAGAATGTGTACAAGTATCGAATATGGGGAAAACCGTATCAATACACGAAGCATTACAAAATACCAGAAAAACAATACAGACAAGAGAACATCTTCATATCCTGGTTGTAAtaaaaatataaaccaggataAGAATTTCACAAgaaaaaacaaatttcatccaGGAGAAAGATCAGTTTTAAATactgaatgtgataaaagcttcagtCATGGGGAACCATTCACAGATCATACAAAGGCTGAAACTGGTGAGGAATCAGCCACTTCTACTAaatctgaagaaatattttggagGGTGGAAAATATCACCGAATATCAGGAAATTGAGAAAAATGGGAGATTATATACTTGTGCTGTCAGTAGTAAAAGCACTTCTTGGAAAAGAAACCACAAAATCCCTGGAGGAacaaagccatttacatgtactgagtgtggtaaaaacTTTCCTTATAAGAGCGCACTCACAatacaccagagaattcacacaggagtgaagccattttcctgttctgagtgtggtaaaagcttcagaaCTAAGTCACAACTCCAAATTCACCTGATAATCCGTACAGGTgtgaagccatttacatgtactgagtgtggtaaaagctttcttTATAAGAGCGAACTCACAATACACCATAGAATCCACACTGgagtgaaaccatttacatgtactgagtgtggtaaaagtttTCATGATAAGAAAACACTGAGAAGACACAAAAGAATTCACACTGCAGTGAAACGATTTACATgttctgagtgtggtaaaagctttactgTGAAAGCAAAACTCATAATACACCAGAGAATCCATACAGGAGTGAAgacatttacatgtactgagtgtggtaaaagctttactgATAAAGCAAAACTTACAACACACCATAGAATCCACACTGGAGTGAAacaatttacatgtactgagtgtggtaaaagctttcctTATAAGAGCGCACTCACAATACACCAGAAAATTCACACAGAAGTGAAGCCATTTTCCTgttctgagtgtggtaaaagcttcagaaCTAAGTCACAACTCCAAATTCACCTGACAATCCATACAGGTGTGAAGCCATTTAAATGTACTGAGTGTAGTAAAAGCTTTCTTTATAAGAGTGAACTCACAatacaccagagaattcacacagGTGTGAAGCCATTTTCATGTTCTGAGTGTGGTAAAAAATTTCGTTGTAAGAGCGCACTTACAatacaccagagaattcacacagGCGTCAAACCATTTTCATGTTCTGAGTGTGGTAAAACATTTCGTTATAAGAGCGCACTCACAGtacaccagagaattcacaccGGAGTGAAacaatttacatgtactgagtgtggcaaAAGCTTTCATAATAATGCAACACTGAGAAGACACAagagaattcacactggagtaaaaccatttatatgtactgagtgtggtaaaagtttTCATGATAAGAAAACACTGAGAAGACACAAAAGAATTCACAGTGGAgttaaaccatttacatgtactgagtgtggtaaaagctttcctTATAAGAGCGCACTCACAATACACCAGAAAATTCACACAGAAGTGAAGCCATTTTCCTgttctgagtgtggtaaaagcttcagaaCTAAGTCACAACTCCAAATTCACCTGACAATCCATACAGGTGTGAAGCCATTTAAATGTACTGAGTGTAGTAAAAGCTTTCTTTATAAGAGCGAACTCACAATACACCATAGAATCCACACTGgagtgaaaccatttacatgtactgagtgtggtaaaagtttTCATGATAAGAAAACACTGAGAAGACACAAAAGAATTCACAGTGGAgttaaaccatttacatgtactgagtgtggtaaaagcttttgtGATAAGCGAACACTCATAgcacaccagagaattcacactggagagaaaccatttatatgtacagagtgtggtaaaagctttcgtAATCAGACAACACTCGCAGCACACCAAAGAATtcacactggagagaaaccattcaCATGTACGGAGTGTGGTCAATGCTTTCGTGATCAGACAACACTCGCAGCACACCAAAGAATtcacactggagagaaaccatttacatgtacggACTGTGGTAAATGCTTTCGTGATCAGACAACACTCGCAGCACACCAAAGTATTCACACTGgagtgaaaccatttacatgtacggAGTGTGGTAAATGCTTTCGCGATCAGACAACACTCGCAGCACACCAAAATATTCACACTGGACTGAAACCATGTACGGATTGTGATAAGACCTTTTGTGATCAGACAACACTCGCAGCACACCAAATAATTCACACTGGAGAGAAACTAGTTAAATGTACGGAGTGTGATCAATGCTTTCGTGATCAGACAAAACTCACAGCACACCAAAGAATtcacactggagagaaaccagTTACATGTACGGAGTGTGGTAAATGCTTTCGTGATCAGACAACACTCGCAACACACCAAAGAATTCACACTGGTGTGAATTCATTTATATGTAcggagtgtggtaaaagctttcgtGATCAGACAACATTCGCAGCACACCAAAGTATTCACACTGAAGTGAAACGATGTACATGTACAGATTGTGGTAATAGCTTTCGTGATCAGACAACACTCGCAACACACCAAAGAATTCACACTGGTGTGAATTCATTTATATGTACGGACTGTGGTAAATGCTTTCGTGATCAGACAACACTCGCAGCACACCAAAGTATTCACACTGGAGTGAAACTATGTACATGTACAGATTGTGGTAAGAGCTTTTGTGATCAGACAACACTCGCAGCACACCAAATAATTCACACTGGAGAGAAACTAGTTAAATGTACGGAGTGTGATCAATGCTTTCGTGATCAGACAAAACTCACAGCACACCAAAGAATtcacactggagagaaaccagTTACATGTACGGAGTGTGGTAAATGCTTTCGTGATCAGACAACACTCGCAACACACCAAAGAATTCACACTGGTGTGAATTCATTTATATGTAcggagtgtggtaaaagctttcgtGATCAGACAACATTCGCAGCACACCAAAGTATTCACACTGAAGTGAAACGATGTACATGTACAGATTGTGGTAATAGCTTTCGTGATCAGACAACACTCGCAACACACCAAAGAATTCACACTGGTGTGAATTCATTTATATGTAcggagtgtggtaaaagctttcgtGATCAGACAACACTCGCAACACACCAAAGAATTCACACTGGTGTGAATTCATTTATATGTAcggagtgtggtaaaagctttcgtGATCAGACAACATTCGCAGCACACCAAAGTATTCAAACTGAAGTGAAACGATGTACATGTACAGATTGTGGTAATAGCTTTCGTGATCAGACAACACTCGCAACACACCAAAGAATTCACACTGGTGTGAATTCATTTATATGTAcggagtgtggtaaaagctttcgtGATCAGACAACACTCGCAACACACCAAAGAATTCACACTGGTGTGAATTTATTTATATGTAcggagtgtggtaaaagctttcgtGATCAGACAACATTCGCAGCACACCAAAGTATtcacactggagagaaaccagTTACATATACGGAGTGTGGTCAATGCTTTCGTGATCAGACAACACTCGCAGCACACCAAAGTATTCACACTGAAGTGAAACGATGTACATGTACAGATTGTGGTAATAGCTTTCGTGATCAGACAACACTCGCAGCACACCAAAGAATTCACACTGGAGTGAaatcatttacatgtactgagtgtggtaaatgcTTTCGTGATCAGACAACACTCGCAGCACACCAAAGAATtcacactggagagaaaccatttacatgtacgcAGTGTGGTAAATGCTTTTGTGATCAGACAACACTCGCAGCACACCAAAGAATTCACACTGGAGTGAAATCATTTACATGTACGCAGTGTGGTAAATGCTTTTGTGATCAGACAACACTCGCAGCACACCAAAGAATtcacactggagagaaaccagTTACATGTACGGAGTGTGGTAAATGCTTTCGTGATCAGACAACACTCGCAGCACACCAAAGAATTCACACTGGAGAGAAACAATTTACATGTATGGACTGTGGTAAATGCTTTCGTGATCAGACAACACTCGCAGCACACCAAAGAATTCACACTGGAGTGAaatcatttacatgtactgagtgtggtaaatgcTTTCGTGATCAGACAACACTCGCAGCACACCAAAGAATTCACACTGGAGTGAaatcatttacatgtactgagtgtggtaattGCTTTCGTGATCAGACAACACTCGCAGCACACCAAAGAATTCACACTGGAGTGAATTCATTTACATGTATGGAGTGTGGTAAATGCTTTCGTGATCAGACAACACTCGCAGCACACCAAAGAATTCACACTGGAGTGAaatcatttacatgtactgagtgtggtaaatgcTTTCGTGATCAGACAACACTCGCAGCACACCAAAGAATTCACACTGGAGTGAATTCATTTACATGTATGGAGTGTGGTAAATGCTTTCGTGATCAGACAACACTCGCAGCACACCAAAGAATTCACACTGGAGTGAaatcatttacatgtactgagtgtggtaaatgcTTTCGTGATCAGACAACACTCGCAGCACACCAAAGAATTCACACTGGAGTGAATTCATTTACATGTATGGAGTGTGGTAAATGCTTTCGTGATCAGACAACTCTCACAGCACACCAAAGAATTCACACTGGAGTGAaatcatttacatgtactgagtgtggtaaatgcTTTCGTGATCAGACAACACTCGCAGCACACCAAAGAATTCACACTGGAGTGAATTCATTTACATGTATGGAGTGTGGTAAATGCTTTCGTGATCAGACAACACTCGCAGCACACCAAAGAATTCACACTGGAGTGAaatcatttacatgtactgagtgtggtaaatgcTTTCGTGATCAGACAACACTCGCAGCACACCAAAGAATtcacactggagagaaaccatttacatgtatggagtgtggtaaaagctttactcAGATGAGTAACTTCAAAACACATCAGAAAATTCACACTGAAGTGAAACCATTTTTCATATTCTTAGTGTGA